In Tachypleus tridentatus isolate NWPU-2018 chromosome 7, ASM421037v1, whole genome shotgun sequence, a genomic segment contains:
- the LOC143257010 gene encoding ceramide phosphoethanolamine synthase-like isoform X2: MNYPVLKQSLAFTCISGLVFYFLWMDIALYHNVQHIAPVLPNFKSKHSSSSLLSPFSGLSVKMMMMDPVNNYIITPVAQLFNYVTSFSEKCYVVTPNMISFTGLVFAVIAAKCIISDNIIRHRIAVLLFQIRTWCDALDGIIARTRMGLVKHASLRSTSGYVIDGLADTLGFTAFLVGCLYYFRRWPPNEGQYRVLYPKEHAEKNGGCTTGNGSQANMTTRRIFFVVFCFGMQITLSAILWDRYIHTYSELLESTQPTVGKAGRRVMIPYHLTMYLPYFILHVLP, translated from the exons ATGAACTATCCTGTGCTAAAGCAGAGCTTAGCCTTCACGTGCATATCAggacttgttttttatttcttgtggATGGACATAGCGTTGTACCATAATGTCCAGCATATAGCTCCAGTGTTGCCGAACTTCAAATCGAAACACTCAAGCTCTTCGCTTCTTTCACCATTCTCAGGACTCTCTGTCAAGATGATGATGATGGATCCTGTAAATAATTACATCATCACACCAGTAGCTCAGTTGTTCAATTAT GTCACGTCTTTCAGTGAGAAGTGCTACGTCGTCACTCCCAACATGATCAGTTTCACAGGTCTCGTGTTTGCTGTTATTGCAGCGAAATGCATAATCTCAGACAATATCATCAGACACCGGATCGCGGTTCTCCTGTTCCAGATCAGAACCTGGTGTGATGCCTTGGATGGTATAATAGCGCGGACTCGAATGGGACTGGTCAAACACGCCTCACTGCGATCAACTTCTGGTTACGTCATAGACGGGTTAGCTGATACACTGGGGTTTACGGCGTTTCTTGTGGGGTGTCTCTACTACTTTCGTCGATGGCCGCCTAATGAAGGTCAGTATCGGGTTCTGTACCCCAAAGAACATGCGGAAAAAAACGGAGGATGCACGACCGGAAACGGAAGCCAAGCAAACATGACTACCAGAAGGATCTTTTTTGTTGTCTTTTGTTTCGGAATGCAGATAACGTTAAGTGCCATCTTGTGGGACCGGTACATACACACTTACTCAGAACTCCTTGAAAGTACCCAGCCCACTGTTGGAAAAGCG